One part of the Eucalyptus grandis isolate ANBG69807.140 chromosome 10, ASM1654582v1, whole genome shotgun sequence genome encodes these proteins:
- the LOC104421997 gene encoding uncharacterized protein At5g19025: MVGSDRSVSVCNPFDHLKAMAGSFNPTKPNRTHQSHRNRKVRSSANCARALACDGSRTAAMDVAILIAVVVACGFLLFPYVEFARVWLTAAGGAVASAFAEEVPETLLIYGSIGLSLSCVAVACWLLLMYSTRRCGNTKCKGLRKAAEFDIQLETEECVKSDPSSLMKGGFRRGIFELPRDHHRELEAELKKMAPPNGRAVLIFRARCGCAIGRLAVPGPKKQRRIRK, encoded by the coding sequence ATGGTCGGTTCTGATCGATCGGTCTCGGTCTGCAATCCTTTTGACCACTTGAAAGCCATGGCCGGCTCTTTCAATCCGACCAAGCCGAACCGGACCCATCAATCCCACAGGAATCGGAAGGTGCGCAGTTCCGCGAATTGCGCGAGGGCTCTCGCCTGCGATGGATCTCGGACCGCCGCCATGGACGTAGCCATCCTGATCGCCGTCGTCGTGGCCTGCGGGTTCCTGCTGTTTCCTTACGTCGAGTTCGCGCGCGTCTGGTTGACCGCAGCCGGCGGCGCGGTCGCGAGCGCCTTCGCGGAGGAGGTTCCCGAGACCCTGCTGATTTACGGGTCCATCGGGCTGAGCCTGTCTTGCGTCGCTGTCGCTTGCTGGCTGCTCCTGATGTACTCGACCAGGAGATGCGGGAACACGAAGTGCAAGGGCCTGAGGAAAGCGGCCGAATTCGATATCCAGCTGGAGACGGAGGAGTGCGTGAAGAGCGATCCGTCTTCCCTCATGAAAGGCGGCTTCAGGAGGGGCATATTCGAATTGCCTCGGGATCACCACCGTGAGCTGGAGGCGGAGCTGAAGAAGATGGCCCCGCCCAATGGAAGGGCCGTTCTCATATTCCGGGCGCGATGTGGGTGTGCCATCGGGAGATTGGCAGTTCCCGGACCAAAGAAGCAGCGAAGGATCAGGAAGTAG